The Lycium ferocissimum isolate CSIRO_LF1 chromosome 10, AGI_CSIRO_Lferr_CH_V1, whole genome shotgun sequence genome window below encodes:
- the LOC132034625 gene encoding protein neprosin-like: MMMQKQSICYIFLAIFLLLSHSEVQGSLKLSHLEDLELEEHLKLLNKPAVKTIKMKLTLSLIKEDHDNSIKSWPSEMRLKKESCPGGTVPIRRTTKDDLIRQKLMPPAEDFSFSTSYSHVDPTLYGDNRSRLYTHFKAGNTHCFNTQCPGFVIVNSEIPLDYVYSHVTQRGGDIAWEDSMYITRDLFNGNWWLLLTLNQTTIGFWPNRIFTELNDFASIVQWGGVTYSPPNILEPPMGSSFFPSGDLKCDAYCRKIKTINDIGQATNAGAVTVYMSNPDLYKALHIPNHGSYFEHVVVYGGPGES; encoded by the exons ATGATGATGCAAAAACAATCAATATGTTACATTTTTCTTGCAATATTTCTTCTATTGAGCCACAGTGAGGTTCAGGGAAGTTTAAAATTATCCCACTTGGAAGACTTAGAGCTGGAGGAGCACTTAAAGCTTTTAAACAAACCTGCAGTCAAAACAATCAAG ATGAAACTGACATTGTCTCTTattaaagaagatcatgacaaTTCAATAAAAAGTTGGCCTTCAGAAATGAgattaaagaaagaaagttgtccAGGTGGAACAGTTCCCATCAGAAGAACTACTAAAGATGACCTTATTAGACAAAAACTTATGCCACCTGCAGAGGATTTCTCTTTCAGCACTTCATATTCACAT GTGGATCCTACACTTTATGGAGATAATAGAAGTAGGCTTTATACACATTTTAAA GCGGGGAATACTCATTGTTTCAATACACAATGTCCTGGCTTTGTGATTGTAAACTCAGAAATACCTTTAGATTATGTATATTCTCATGTCACACAACGTGGAGGTGACATTGCGTGGGAAGATTCTATGTACATAACACGG GACCTCTTTAACGGAAACTGGTGGCTTTTGCTCACACTAAATCAAACAACTATTGGTTTTTGGCCTAATCGTATTTTTACAGAATTGAATGATTTTGCATCAATCGTACAATGGGGAGGAGTGACATATAGTCCTCCAAACATACTTGAACCTCCAATGGGCTCTAGTTTTTTTCCATCAGGAGACCTCAAATGTGATGCGTATTGCAGAAAAATTAAGACAATAAATGACATTGGTCAAGCAACAAACGCAGGTGCTGTAACAGTGTACATGAGCAATCCCGACTTATACAAGGCTCTTCATATACCTAATCATGGATCTTACTTTGAACATGTGGTTGTTTACGGAGGCCCCGGCGAAAGCTAG